The genomic interval GTCGGTACGGGGCGGCGGGTCGAACAACCAACCGACCGCAGCGAGCAACGGCGCGTCAAAGAGCGCCCGGGCGGCGACGCCTCAGCTCTCGGCGTCACCGAACCAGCCGGCCGCCAGCGCCGGGAACGGCGGCGGGGCTGCCAGCGGAGGGAGCAGCAGCAGCAGCGGAGCCGGCCCGACCGGCCTGCCCTCGACCGGAGCGGGGGTGACGGGCGGAGAGGGAGGGGCGGCGGCAGGCGGGACGCAGCCCGCCGCCGCGCCGGCTGCTCTCCCGCCGTCGGTCTCCGGTGTCGCTCCCGCCAGCGGGCCGGCGGCGGGCGGGACGTGGGTGATCGTCACCGGCCAGAACCTGGGACCGGCAACCGGCGTGCGGTTCGGCACTGCCCCCGCCCGCCAGCTGGTCGTCGTCTCGGCCACGGAGCTGCGGGCCCTTAGCCCGGCTCACTCGGCAGGGACCGTCGACGTCACGGTCGTGACCGCCGGCGGGGCCAGCGCCGTGTCACCGGGGGACCGGTACACGTTCCTTCCCTGAGCCGGTCTCAGCCGCCGGAACCGGCCTTCTTCAGCTGGCCGAGGCCGCCGTGGAAGTCAGTGTCGTCGCCGAAGCCCAGCCGGACCCAACCGGGCCGCGGTCGCCGCGGCGGCTGGAAGACCGGTCTGCCGCTGGAGGCGGACGCTCCCGGGGACGGCGTGGTGGTGGGACCCTCTGCAGTGGGATCGGCACGGGACGGACCCGGGGCGGTGGTGGTCGTGGTGACGGGGGCCGCCTCGGGCTCCGGTGCCGTCAGCTGCGTCGAGGAGGTCGGCGGCCCGGAGGCCGACGAGACCGTCACGGGACCGCCGGGCGACGGGTCCGGCGCGGCCCCTTGGGGTCGGGCCTGCGGCGGGTCCACTGCGCCGGATAGCTGCAAGGGAGGGGCTTGCCCAGGGCGGACGGGCGCGCCCGAGACAGCCGGAGGCGCCGGAACGGTGACCGC from Acidimicrobiales bacterium carries:
- a CDS encoding IPT/TIG domain-containing protein, yielding MTDVPPPDPTEELLRGADRPRPLPPDLRQRLADRLMAAEGAGTADITGARPLPTDLRARLADALPSPAGPAEDIDGDDGDAPSRGPRRARRWVNPASAVAAALLVVAAVVGLSVRGGGSNNQPTAASNGASKSARAATPQLSASPNQPAASAGNGGGAASGGSSSSSGAGPTGLPSTGAGVTGGEGGAAAGGTQPAAAPAALPPSVSGVAPASGPAAGGTWVIVTGQNLGPATGVRFGTAPARQLVVVSATELRALSPAHSAGTVDVTVVTAGGASAVSPGDRYTFLP